The Silene latifolia isolate original U9 population unplaced genomic scaffold, ASM4854445v1 chrun_scaffold_16, whole genome shotgun sequence genome includes a region encoding these proteins:
- the LOC141637309 gene encoding uncharacterized protein LOC141637309, with product MVMAHPDTGHSLVLWRVMHSQHAPLDEDQRSLIFRSRCTIQDRVSNLIIDGGSYINVASITMVNKLNLSTQEHPNPYKLRWLNKGAEVKVDKQCLVSFLIGNVYKDEILCDVVPMDACHLLLGIPWEFDKNFIH from the coding sequence ATGGTCATGGCTCACCCTGATACAGGCCATAGTCTGGTTTTATGGAGGGTAATGCACTCTCAACATGCACCTTTGGATGAGGACCAAAGATCCCTCATTTTCAGGAGTAGATGTACTATTCAGGACAGGGTATCCAACTTGATCATTGATGGTGGGAGCTACATCAATGTGGCATCTATCACCATGGTTAACAAGCTTAACCTCAGTACCCAGGAGCACCCCAACCCTTACAAGCTCAGATGGCTAAACAAGGGAGCAGAGGTCAAAGTGGATAAACAGTGCCTGGTTTCATTTTTAATTGGCAATGTTTATAAAGATGAGATCTTGTGTGATGTGGTCCCTATGGATGCATGCCACTTACTGTTGGGTATACCATGGGAGTTTGACAAGAATTTTATCCACTAG